The Actinomyces faecalis genome includes the window CACGAACGGCCTGCAGCTGCGTCAGCGTGGAGACTGACAGGTCGAGGTCCGCCACCAACGCCTCCCGCAGAGGCGAGCCTTCCTGAGCAGCCTGCTCCGGGCTCAGGACGGGGACGAGCCAGCACAGCAGGCGTGGCTCCCGGCTGGAGGCCGGCTCGGCGGACGAGCGCGGGCGCGCGACACCAGCTGCGTCGAGCAGGCCGCGCAGGTGCAGCGCCTCATCAAGCTGGGCGACGCCAAGCCAGCTGGCACCGGCGTCCAGGCAGGTCCTCGCCACCGCCTCGATACCGTGGCCGTAGGCATCGGCCTTGACCACGGCCATCCACGCGCGTCCAGCCGTACCGGCAAGGACACGGGCGTTGTGGGCCAGGGCCTCCAGGTCGATGAGGGCACAGGCAGTCGCGGCCCCGGGCGCCCTGACATCAGCCGCCCAGGTGCGTACCGAGGCCTGCGACACGGGTGAGTCAGCGAAGGACGCGACAGTCATGGGCGACATTCTCCCACTCTCACCACGGGCGAGCCGTCAGAGGGCCGGGCTGTGAGCGACCATTCGCGCCAGGACACCAGGTAGCGCCTCCGCGACGTCCAGGGCCGTGACCGGCCCGCCGTGCGCGCTCTCGCGCTCGCCGTCAGTCTCCGGCCCCTGTCGGGTCAGGCTCGCCGCCCAACCGGCGCGTGCGTGAAGACGGACCGCGAGCGCGGCACAGGCTGCGGGATCCAGCCTCTCGCCGCCCTGCTCCTCCTGCGCTCCCCGAGCGGCGAGCACGGTCCCCAGGACCCCCGCCAGGACGTCGCCGCTGCCGGCCGTGGCCAGCCAGCCGGGACCAGCGTCCAGGGACAGCAGTGGCCCGGTCTCGTTCCCGGCCCCTCCCGGCTCCGCCCCTGCTGGACGCGCCACGAGCGTCGGGGTCCCCTTGAGCACGACCGTGGCGCCGGTCAGCGTCGCCAGGTGCCGGACTGCGGCAGCCGGAGCCGCCTCGACCTCATGGCGGGTGCGCCGCACGCCGAGCTCACTGATCAGCGCTGCGGCCTCGCCCGCGTGGGGAGTCAGTACCCTGCGCTCACCCAGCCCGCCAGGCGCGGTCTGCACGGCTGCGAGCAAGGACGGCACCAGCGTCAGGGCGCCCGCGTCCACGACAGCAGGCAGGTCCTGGTCGAGGGCACGCTCCAGCGCCGCGGCCAGCTGGGCCATCCGCTCCTCGTCCCCCGGGTCGGTCCCCGGTCCGATGACCAGGGCCTGGCAGCGGCCGTCAGCCGGGACGACCTCGGGGCGGGACGCGAGCACGAGGTCCTCCACGCGACGTGGGGCGAGCAGCCGGACCATGCCGGCGCCCGTGCGCGCAGCCGCGCTCGCGGTCAGGACGGCGGCGCCGGGGTAGGTCTGGCTTCCGGCCCACAGGCCCACGACGCCGCGGGTGTACTTGTGGTCGGCGTCGCCGGGTACCGTCACCATCCTGGCGAGCGTGGCGTCGTCGGGACGCTGTGCCAGAGGGGCGCAGGCTGGCACCGGCAGCCCGAGGTCAGCCACCTCAAGCTCTCCGACGTACTGAGCGGCCGGCGGCAGGAGGTGGGTACCACGCAGGCAGGTGAAGGTCACCGTCCGGTCGGCGGCCAGCACCGGCCCGGATACGGTGCCGTCGTCGACGCCGGTCCCCGAGGGCACGTCCACCGCGAGGACCCGGAAAGGACGCTCGCCGCGCCCGCCCCGAGCGAGAAGAGGCTCGATGAGAGCGGCCGCCTCGGCGCGCAGGACCCCAGTGGCGCCGATGCCCGTCAGCCCGTCCAGGACGAGCCGGAAGGAGAGCGGACCGGAGGGCGCGGTCTCGTCGTGCAGCCAGGAGACCGCCTGCTGTCTGGCAAGGACCGTAACGCCGTCGGCGTGCGCCTGGGCCAGGGCTGCGGCGTGCGGGTGCTCGGTGGCCAGCAAGGCGGTCACGCGCGCACCGGCGCGTTGGAGCCCCGCACCTGCCAGGAGCGCGTCGCCACCGTTGTGCCCTCCGCCTACCAGGAGCACGACCCCTGCACCGACGATCCCGGCCACCTGGTGGCGGGCGACGTCGTCAGCCCGGACTGCCAGCTCCCGCCTGGAGGCGGCCAGCAGGTAGTGAGCTGCGGCGCTCATGTAGCGGTCGGTGCCCGCCGTCAGCGGCGCCTCGGCCTCGGCAATGGCAGACGCCGGGTAGGCGGTGGTCGGGTGGAGGGTCGGGCAGGTCTCACGCACCTGCCCATCCTCCCCTGCCTCGCGAGGCTGTGACAGTGCCTGGCCGCTGCCAGTCTCTGCGGGTCCTGGACCCAGGGCCACGAGCTGGTGAGGAAGGCCTCAACCGCGCGGTGACAGACGGAGTAGGGACAGGAGGTGACCCAGTCCCCACCTTGTGAGGCGTCCGTCGCGATCTTCCGCACGACCGAGGACTTAGCTGTTCCCGTCCCGTGCCCACGGACGGCCCCACCCGTCACTTGGCCTGCGCCCTCAGACCTGGTTACCTGGAGGGGTGATCGTAGGAGTCGGCACCGACCTGGTGGACGTGGCACGGTTTGAGGCCGGGTTACGCGATACCCCGGCACTGGCTGAGCGGGTCCTGACCGACCGCGAGCGCGAGGCCTGCGCCACCCGACCAGCCTCGCTGGCCGTCCGCTTCGCGGCCAAGGAGGCGGTGCTCAAGGTCCTCGGCTCCGCACTCGCCCAGCGTGGCCGCCAGGCCCCCAGCGGCTGGAGCTACCGGGACATCGAGGTCGTCACCGCTGCGGGCGCGCCTCCGCGCCTGGCGCTGCACGGCGTCGTCGCTCAGGTGGCCGACGAGCTCGCCGTCTCGCACTGGCACCTGAGCCTGTCCCACGACGGCGGGGCCGCCGTCGCCGTCGTCCTCGCCGAGGGCTGAGCCCGCCTACCCCCTCTCACCGCGAGCGCGCAGGTCGGTGGGTGAGTGCGCACCATGGTCATGCACACTCACCCACCGACCTGCACATTGGAGCGCCCGGCTCCCCTCACCAGCTCCTACTCGACCGTGACGGACTTGGCGAGGTTGCGCGGCTGGTCGACGTCCAGCCCCTTGGCCCCAGCCAGCGCAGCCGCGAAGACCTGGAGCGGGACCACCGTGAGCAGCGGCCACATGAGGGTGGGCGTACGCGGGACCCGGATGACGTCATCGGCGAAGGCGTCCACCGCGGCGTCGCCCTCCTCCGCGATGATGATCGTGCGCGCACCGCGGGCACGCACCTCCTGGATGTTGGAGATGACCTTGTCGTGCAGCACGGGTCGGCGCGGAGTGGGGACGATGATGAAGATCGGCAGACCCTCCTCCACCAGGGCGATCGGCCCGTGCTTGAGCTCACCTGCGGCGAAGCCCTCGGCGTGCACGTAAGCCAGCTCCTTGAGCTTGAGCGCTCCCTCCAGGGCCACCGGGTAGCCCACGTGACGGCCCAGGAACAGGAAGGAGCTACTACCAGCCAGCTCAGCCCCCAGGGCCTTGACCTTGTCCTCCTGGGTGTCGAGCAGCTGCTCGATCTTGGCAGGGATCTGGGCGAGGTTGTCCAGGTAGTCGGCCACCTCGTCCGGCCACTTGTTGCCCCGCAGCTGGGCGAGGTAGAGGCCCAGCAGGTAGCAGGCCGTGATCTGGGCGAGGAAGGCCTTGGTCGAGGCCACGGCGACCTCGGGGCCGGCATGGGTGTAGAGCACGGCGTCAGCCTCTCGAGCGATGGTCGAGCCGTAGGTGTTGACGATGGCCAGGACCTTGGATCCCTGCTCGCGGGCGTGACGCACCGCCTGGATGGTGTCCATCGTCTCCCCGGACTGGGAGATGGCCACCGTCAGCGTCTTCTCGCTCACGATCGGGTCACGGTAGCGGAACTCGTGCGCCAGCTCGATCTCCACCGGGATCCGGCACCAGTGCTCGATGGCGTACTTGGCCACGTGCCCGGCGTAGGAGGCGGTGCCGCAGGCGATGACGATGATCTTGTCCACGCTGCGCAGCACGGAGGGGTCGATCCGCATCTCGTCCAGGACGATCTCGCCGCGCTCGTCCACGCGCCCGCGCAGGGTGTCCGCCACGGCGGTGGGCTGCTCGTGGATCTCCTTGTCCATGAAGGTCTCGTAACCGCCCTTGACCGCCGCCGAGGCGTCCCAGGACACCTCCCAGGTGCGCGGGGTAACCCGGCGGCCCTGCGCGTCCCAGACGGTGACAGACCCGGCCTCCACGAGCACCACCTGGTCATCGGCAACCTCAGCGGCCTTCTTGGTGAAGGCGACGAAGGCGGCCACGTCTGAGCCCAGGAAGTTCTCCCCCTCCCCTAGGCCGATGACCAGGGGGCTGGAACGACGCGCTGCCACGATGACGCCGGGAGCCAGCGGCGTGACGGCGAGCAGGGTGAAGGCGCCCTCCAGACGCTTGGTGACCGCCTGCATCGCCTCCACGAGCAGGGCGGCGACGGTGTCAGGTCCCAGGTCCTGACCAGCGCGCTCAGCCTGGGCCAGGCGGCCGTCAAGGTCCATGTCCAGGACGTGGGCGGCTACCTCAGTGTCCGTGCAGGATGCCAGGGTGCGGCCAGCAGCCTCGACCTCGGCGCGCAGGGAACGGAAGTTCTCGATGATGCCGTTGTGGACCAGCGCGATATTGCCGGCGCGGTGGGGGTGGGCGTTGTCGGTCGTCGGACCGCCGTGGGTGGCCCACCGGGTGTGTCCAATACCGGCGAAGGCCGGGTGGGGCGGGGTGTCGGCAAGCGCCGCACGCAGGTTGTCCAGCTTGCCTGCCGCCTTGACGAGGCTGAGCCCCTGCGGGCCAACCAGCGCGACCCCCGCAGAGTCGTATCCGCGGTACTCCAGGCGTCCCAGGCCGTCCAGCAGGACGGTGAGCGAGCGGTCAGAGGCTGTCAGTGGACCGGTGTGGCCGACGATTCCGCACATGGGGCGATGCAACCACGCTCGAAGGCGTCGATCAACGCACTGCGCTGTCAGCGTGGCGGGCAGGCTTAGGCGTCACGGACCCCGATAGGACACACTGGAGCCGTGAGCGCACCGTCTCCCTTCATCGAGCTCTCCCGTGACCAGTGGCGAGCCCTGGCCTCCTCAGCCCCGCTGCCCCTGACCCAGGCGGACGTGGAGAATCTGCGCGGCCTGGGCGACCCGATCGACCTGCCCGAGGTCGACGTCGTCTACCGTCCCCTCACCGCGCTGCTGGAGACCTACATCGCCTCCACCCGGGCACGCGGCCAGGCGACGGCTGACTTCCTCGGGGTGGACGAGCGCCCGACCCCCTTCATCATCGCCGTCGCCGGGTCGGTGGCGGTGGGCAAGTCGACCACCGCCCGTCTCATCGCCCACCTCCTGCGCCGCTTCCCGGACACGCCCCGGGTGGGCCTGGTGACCACGGACGGCTTCCTCCTTCCCAACGCCGCCCTGGAGGAACGGGGACTGACCGCCCGTAAAGGCTTCCCCGAGTCCTACGACCGTCACGCGCTGCTCGACTTCGTGGCTGCGGTCAAGTCCGGGGCTCCCCGGGTGGAGGCGCCGGTCTACTCCCACACGGTCTATGACATCGTGCCCGAGCGACGTATCGCGGTCGAGCGCCCGGACGTGCTCGTGCTGGAGGGACTCAACGTCCTTCAGCCCGCCCCACGCGGGCACCAGCCTCTGGGCGGCTCCACCCTGGCGGTCTCCGACTTCATCGACTTCTCGATCTACGTCGACGCTGACCCCGAGCACATCCGCAGCTGGTACCTGGACCGCTTCCTCACCCTCAAGCGCACGGCCTTCCGCGACCCGCGCTCCTACTTCCGCCGCTACGCCTCCCTGCCCGACGACGTGGCCCTGACGGTCGCCGGGGGGATCTGGGAGAGCGTCAACCTGGCCAACCTCAAGGAGAACATCGAGCCCACGCGCGAGCGCGCGACGCTGGTGCTGCACAAGGACGCCGACCACCACATGAGCCGGGTGCGTCTGCGCAAGGCCTGAGTCCGGCCCGGCTGCGGGCACGCGGCAGCACGGGTCCCTGCGGCCCTCGCGCGGCTCCACGTGACGACGGCGGGGCCCGCTTTTCCAGCGAGAGGTGGGCTCCGCCGTCGTGCGGATAACCAGGGGCCTACAGCGAGAGCGTGTCCTTGACGACGCCAGCCAGCCGACCGGCGACCTCGTCCGCCTCCTCCTGCGTGGCAGCCTCGACCATGACGCGTACGACCGGCTCGGTGCCCGAGGGACGCAGAAGCACGCGGCCGGTCTCGCCCAGGCGCGCCTCGGCTGCGACGACCGCGTCCTGGACGGTCTTGTCCGTGCCGGCAGCCACCTTGTCCACGCCGCGGACGTTGATGAGGGTCTGGGGCAGGCGGGTGACCACGCTGGCCAGCTCCGCCAGGGACTTGCCCGTGCGCTTCATCCGCGCGGCCACACGCAGGGAGGTCAGGACTCCGTCGCCGGTCGTGGCGTGCAGGGAGTCGATGACGTGACCGGACTGCTCCCCGCCCAGGGTGTAGCCGCCCTGAAGCATCTTCTCCAGGACGTAGCGGTCTCCCACACCGGTCTGGACAGTGCGGATGCCGTGCTCCTTCATAGCCAGGATGAGGCCGAGGTTGCTCATCACCGTGACCACCAGGGTGTCAGAGCCCAGGGTGCCGTCCTCCTTCATGCCGATAGCCAGCAGGCCCATGATCTGGTCGCCGTCGACGAGGGTGCCCTCGGTGTCCACGGCCAGGCAGCGGTCGGCGTCTCCGTCGTAGGCCACGCCCATGTCCGCGCCCACACTGCGCACGTAGGCCTGAAGCTGCTCGGGGTGGGTGGAGCCACAGGCGTCGTTGATGTTGAGGCCGTCCGGGGAGGCGTTGATGACGATGACCTCGGCGCCGGCGGCACGCAGAGCGGCCGGGCCCACGGTCGAGGCGGCCCCGTTGGATGCGTCGACGACGATGCGCAGGCCGGACAGGTCAGTGGCCACCGAGTCGACGAGGTGGTTGATGTAGTTCTGGTCCGCCACGGTCTCACCCTTGATGACCCGGCCGACCCCAGCGCCTGTGGGCAGCTGGTCGATCGTGCCGAGCAGGGACTCGATCTCGTCCTCGACGGCGTCGGCGAGCTTGTAGCCACCACGGGCGAAGAACTTGATCCCGTTGTCCTGGAAGGGGTTGTGGGAGGCAGAGATGACCACGCCCAGGTCCACGTCCTGGGACGCCGTCAGGTGGGCGATGGCTGGGGTCGGCAGGATGCCCACACGGGTGACGTCCACGCCGGAGGAGGCCAGGCCGGCCGAGATGGCGTGGTCGAGGAACTCGCCGCTGGCGCGAGTGTCGCGGCCCACGATGGCACGTGGCCGTCCGCTGCGTGAGCGCTTGGAGGCTGGGGTCTGCCGGGTGAGGACCTGGGCCGCTGCCTCACCGAGCTGAACGGCCAGGGCCGGGGTGAGCAGGTCGTTGGCCAGGCCGCGCACGCCGTCGGTGCCAAAGAGTCGTGCCATGGGTGTTCCTCCTGAGGTCGATACCGCCTCATCATCCCACGCTGGTGCCGCGGTCTCCGCCAGCCGTGCCTGTCCGCCGCCTGTCAGGCAGGTGCCTGCAGGCCGCTCAGGAGTCGTCTCCCGGCTCATGCACTAGGTTGTGGTGATGAGCAGTGTGCACGAGACCACCGATCCCTTCGAGCTTGCGCGCCAGGCCGCTGACGTCATCGCCGGTCGCTCCGGGGTCGCCTCCCACGACCTCGCCCTGGTGCTGGGCTCCGGGTGGGGCGGCGCGGCCGACCTCATCGGCGAGACGGTCAGCGAGATCCCTGCCTCCGAGGTCCCCGGCTTCCACGCCCCGGCGGTAGCCGGCCATGTTCCGGTCATGCGGTCGGTCCGCGTGACCGGGACGAACCGCCACGCGCTGGTCCTGGGCAGCCGCACCCACTTCTACGAAGGACGTGGCGTGCGCGCCGTCGCCCACGGCATGCGCACTGCGGCCGCCGTAGGCGCCACGCAGGTCGTCCTCACCAACGGCTGCGGCGGACTGAACCCGGAGTGGAAGCCAGGACAGGTCGTCCTCATCCGTGACCACATCAACCTCACGGCCGCCTCCCCGCTTGAGGGCGCGACCTTCGTCGACCTCACTGACCTGTACTCCCAGCGCCTGCGTGACCTCGCCCACGATGTCGACCCGAGCCTGCCCGAGGGCGTCTACGTCCAGTTCCGGGGCCCCCACTACGAGACGCCGGCCGAGGTCAGGATGGCTGGGATCCTGGGAGGCGACCTTGTCGGTATGTCCACGACGCTCGAGGCCATCGCCGCCCGTGAGGCCGGGATGGAGGTGCTGGGCCTGTCCCTCATGACCAACCTGGCCGCCGGCATCTCCCCCACGCCGCTGTCTCACGCCGAGGTCATCGAGGCCGGGCAGCAGGCGGCGCCACGCATCGCCCGGCTGCTGGCTGACGTCGTCATGCGTATGGGCTGATCGGCGTCGTCGCAGACTCACGGTCATCACGGCAGCCTGTCCCGTGCCGCGAGCTCACCCGCTCACGGCACGGGACAGTTGTTCCAGGCGAGTGCCCGCGGCGGCAACAACGTCGTCAGCACAGGTTGGCGGCGTGCTTCGGCGATGGCGGCGTGCTCCCGCCAGGTGGCGGCGTGCCTGCATCGATAGCAACGTGCTCCGGCAAGGTGGCGGCGTGTCATGGGAATCTCGCGGCGTGCATCCATCACATCGCGGCGTGCCTACCTGTTGGAGGCGTGCGTACAAACGTTCCAGCACACGCCGCCTCGACAGATGTACGCCGTCGCGGTACAAAACACGCCCCCAACGTGTCTAGGCACGCCGCCACCCGCTCGGTACACGCCGCCAGCACTGAAACGCGACGGCGGCCGGCCACCTCGTGAAAAGGTGACCGGCCGCCGTCGTCAAGCAGACGCAGCGCTGGCGCCAGGCGCCAGCTGCCGGATCAGCGCTTGGAGTACTGCGGGGCGCGGCGGGCCTTGTGCAGACCGGCCTTCTTGCGCTCAACGATACGAGCGTCGCGAGTAAGGAAGCCGGCCTTCTTCAGGGTGGCGCGGTTGGCCTCGCGGTCAATCTCGTTCAGGGCCCGGGCGATACCCAGACGCAGGGCGCCGGCCTGGCCGGAGATGCCACCGCCATCGATACGGGCGATGACGTCGAAGCGGCCCTCGAGGTCGAGGATGGTGAAGGGGGCACGCACGAGCTGCTGGTGCAGCTTGTTGGGGAAGTAGTCCTCCAGGGTGCGGCCGTTCAGCGTCCACTGGCCGGTGCCAGGAACGAGGCGCACGCGAGCGACGGCCTCCTTGCGGCGACCCAGGCCAGCACCGGGGGCGGTGATGGACTGGCCGCGGCCCTCGACGGAGCCCTCGGTCTCGGTGGTGTAGCTGGAGGGGGCGTTCTCCTCGTCCAGCGCGTCGATGTCGACAGTGGTCTCAGCCACGATATGTCCTTTGCTTGTCGCGGGGTGCCGAGCGCTGGAGCGCTTACTGGGCGACCTGGGTGATCTCGAAGGCCTGCGGGTTCTGGGAGGCGTGCGGGTGCTCCGCGCCGGCGTACACCTTGAGCTTCTTCAGCTGGGCGCGACCGAGCTTGGTGTGCGGAACCATGCCCTTGACAGCCTTCTCGACGG containing:
- a CDS encoding bifunctional ADP-dependent NAD(P)H-hydrate dehydratase/NAD(P)H-hydrate epimerase, whose amino-acid sequence is MRETCPTLHPTTAYPASAIAEAEAPLTAGTDRYMSAAAHYLLAASRRELAVRADDVARHQVAGIVGAGVVLLVGGGHNGGDALLAGAGLQRAGARVTALLATEHPHAAALAQAHADGVTVLARQQAVSWLHDETAPSGPLSFRLVLDGLTGIGATGVLRAEAAALIEPLLARGGRGERPFRVLAVDVPSGTGVDDGTVSGPVLAADRTVTFTCLRGTHLLPPAAQYVGELEVADLGLPVPACAPLAQRPDDATLARMVTVPGDADHKYTRGVVGLWAGSQTYPGAAVLTASAAARTGAGMVRLLAPRRVEDLVLASRPEVVPADGRCQALVIGPGTDPGDEERMAQLAAALERALDQDLPAVVDAGALTLVPSLLAAVQTAPGGLGERRVLTPHAGEAAALISELGVRRTRHEVEAAPAAAVRHLATLTGATVVLKGTPTLVARPAGAEPGGAGNETGPLLSLDAGPGWLATAGSGDVLAGVLGTVLAARGAQEEQGGERLDPAACAALAVRLHARAGWAASLTRQGPETDGERESAHGGPVTALDVAEALPGVLARMVAHSPAL
- a CDS encoding holo-ACP synthase; the protein is MIVGVGTDLVDVARFEAGLRDTPALAERVLTDREREACATRPASLAVRFAAKEAVLKVLGSALAQRGRQAPSGWSYRDIEVVTAAGAPPRLALHGVVAQVADELAVSHWHLSLSHDGGAAVAVVLAEG
- the glmS gene encoding glutamine--fructose-6-phosphate transaminase (isomerizing); the protein is MCGIVGHTGPLTASDRSLTVLLDGLGRLEYRGYDSAGVALVGPQGLSLVKAAGKLDNLRAALADTPPHPAFAGIGHTRWATHGGPTTDNAHPHRAGNIALVHNGIIENFRSLRAEVEAAGRTLASCTDTEVAAHVLDMDLDGRLAQAERAGQDLGPDTVAALLVEAMQAVTKRLEGAFTLLAVTPLAPGVIVAARRSSPLVIGLGEGENFLGSDVAAFVAFTKKAAEVADDQVVLVEAGSVTVWDAQGRRVTPRTWEVSWDASAAVKGGYETFMDKEIHEQPTAVADTLRGRVDERGEIVLDEMRIDPSVLRSVDKIIVIACGTASYAGHVAKYAIEHWCRIPVEIELAHEFRYRDPIVSEKTLTVAISQSGETMDTIQAVRHAREQGSKVLAIVNTYGSTIAREADAVLYTHAGPEVAVASTKAFLAQITACYLLGLYLAQLRGNKWPDEVADYLDNLAQIPAKIEQLLDTQEDKVKALGAELAGSSSFLFLGRHVGYPVALEGALKLKELAYVHAEGFAAGELKHGPIALVEEGLPIFIIVPTPRRPVLHDKVISNIQEVRARGARTIIIAEEGDAAVDAFADDVIRVPRTPTLMWPLLTVVPLQVFAAALAGAKGLDVDQPRNLAKSVTVE
- the coaA gene encoding type I pantothenate kinase — encoded protein: MSAPSPFIELSRDQWRALASSAPLPLTQADVENLRGLGDPIDLPEVDVVYRPLTALLETYIASTRARGQATADFLGVDERPTPFIIAVAGSVAVGKSTTARLIAHLLRRFPDTPRVGLVTTDGFLLPNAALEERGLTARKGFPESYDRHALLDFVAAVKSGAPRVEAPVYSHTVYDIVPERRIAVERPDVLVLEGLNVLQPAPRGHQPLGGSTLAVSDFIDFSIYVDADPEHIRSWYLDRFLTLKRTAFRDPRSYFRRYASLPDDVALTVAGGIWESVNLANLKENIEPTRERATLVLHKDADHHMSRVRLRKA
- the glmM gene encoding phosphoglucosamine mutase; translated protein: MARLFGTDGVRGLANDLLTPALAVQLGEAAAQVLTRQTPASKRSRSGRPRAIVGRDTRASGEFLDHAISAGLASSGVDVTRVGILPTPAIAHLTASQDVDLGVVISASHNPFQDNGIKFFARGGYKLADAVEDEIESLLGTIDQLPTGAGVGRVIKGETVADQNYINHLVDSVATDLSGLRIVVDASNGAASTVGPAALRAAGAEVIVINASPDGLNINDACGSTHPEQLQAYVRSVGADMGVAYDGDADRCLAVDTEGTLVDGDQIMGLLAIGMKEDGTLGSDTLVVTVMSNLGLILAMKEHGIRTVQTGVGDRYVLEKMLQGGYTLGGEQSGHVIDSLHATTGDGVLTSLRVAARMKRTGKSLAELASVVTRLPQTLINVRGVDKVAAGTDKTVQDAVVAAEARLGETGRVLLRPSGTEPVVRVMVEAATQEEADEVAGRLAGVVKDTLSL
- a CDS encoding purine-nucleoside phosphorylase, with the protein product MSSVHETTDPFELARQAADVIAGRSGVASHDLALVLGSGWGGAADLIGETVSEIPASEVPGFHAPAVAGHVPVMRSVRVTGTNRHALVLGSRTHFYEGRGVRAVAHGMRTAAAVGATQVVLTNGCGGLNPEWKPGQVVLIRDHINLTAASPLEGATFVDLTDLYSQRLRDLAHDVDPSLPEGVYVQFRGPHYETPAEVRMAGILGGDLVGMSTTLEAIAAREAGMEVLGLSLMTNLAAGISPTPLSHAEVIEAGQQAAPRIARLLADVVMRMG
- the rpsI gene encoding 30S ribosomal protein S9, whose amino-acid sequence is MAETTVDIDALDEENAPSSYTTETEGSVEGRGQSITAPGAGLGRRKEAVARVRLVPGTGQWTLNGRTLEDYFPNKLHQQLVRAPFTILDLEGRFDVIARIDGGGISGQAGALRLGIARALNEIDREANRATLKKAGFLTRDARIVERKKAGLHKARRAPQYSKR